The following proteins come from a genomic window of Nostoc sp. ATCC 53789:
- a CDS encoding DUF4327 family protein: MNTTVKYDIEVIKEEALQLVRKRLVNRQQPIYTLCKYIPHRDWVNFELELEKNEFLLRDRIIDLLNHESWEDDTGCI, translated from the coding sequence ATGAACACTACGGTTAAATACGACATCGAAGTTATCAAGGAAGAAGCACTTCAACTTGTTAGAAAGAGACTTGTTAACCGTCAGCAGCCGATTTATACCCTGTGTAAATATATTCCTCATCGTGACTGGGTTAATTTTGAACTTGAGTTAGAAAAAAACGAATTTCTACTCAGAGATAGAATTATCGACCTACTCAATCATGAATCTTGGGAAGATGATACAGGCTGCATCTAG
- a CDS encoding HetP family heterocyst commitment protein has translation MNYHISSSGKNFHKAISPEQLEQVMEAISDGRYSWACVLILRFVGYNPLHFIPQRTYSRLIKDNSQVSNSSTSTKNQSQANIKSSVTSSSGFYPTLTLPLERRGN, from the coding sequence ATGAACTACCACATTTCTTCTTCTGGGAAAAATTTTCACAAAGCCATTAGTCCAGAACAATTAGAGCAAGTTATGGAAGCTATTAGTGATGGTCGATATTCCTGGGCTTGTGTACTAATTTTGCGTTTCGTTGGTTACAATCCACTCCACTTCATTCCCCAACGAACTTACAGCCGTTTAATTAAAGATAATAGCCAGGTTTCAAATTCGTCTACATCTACAAAAAATCAGAGCCAAGCAAATATCAAATCTTCTGTGACTAGCTCTAGTGGTTTTTACCCCACCCTAACCCTCCCCTTGGAAAGGCGAGGGAACTAG
- a CDS encoding cysteine desulfurase-like protein: MLLNLDKVRQYFPALASEWTFFDNAGGSQTLKKVVDRISEFLLSSDVQLGASYAVSQLAGERLALATRGMATLINANSSKEVVMGPSTTMMLKVLSICLGQTFTSGDEIIVTNCDHEANIGAWVALEKQGIKVKVWQIRPDTLELHLADLEQLMSQRTKLITLTHASNVLGTINPIKEIATFVHDRNAMICVDGVAYAPHRLVDVQDLDVDFYALSCYKVYGPHHALLYGKEEHLLRLPGLNHYFIQQTDIPYKFQLGNVNFELSYGMLGLCDYLSELAQLHYGDKTAPDLRSQMVQAFDLISIHEEELSDRLLSYLNSKPNVRVIGQPNADRQCRVPTISFVVDGMNSSTIPPKIDQHHIGIRYGDFYAKRLIEYLGLASQGGIVRVSMVHYNTLEEVNSLIEAFEQLF; the protein is encoded by the coding sequence ATGCTTTTGAATCTTGATAAAGTTCGTCAATATTTTCCTGCACTAGCTAGTGAATGGACTTTTTTTGATAATGCTGGCGGTTCACAAACTCTAAAAAAAGTAGTAGATAGAATTAGCGAATTTCTCCTAAGTTCCGATGTCCAGTTGGGAGCTTCTTATGCGGTTTCTCAACTTGCGGGAGAAAGATTAGCTTTAGCAACTAGGGGAATGGCTACTTTGATTAATGCCAATTCTTCTAAAGAAGTAGTGATGGGCCCATCTACGACAATGATGTTGAAAGTTCTCTCCATTTGTCTAGGTCAAACCTTTACATCTGGTGATGAGATTATTGTTACTAATTGTGACCATGAAGCCAATATTGGTGCTTGGGTGGCTTTGGAAAAACAAGGAATTAAGGTTAAAGTATGGCAAATTCGCCCAGATACCTTAGAACTTCATTTAGCAGATTTAGAACAATTGATGAGTCAGCGCACCAAATTAATAACTTTGACTCATGCTTCTAATGTTCTGGGAACTATTAACCCAATCAAAGAAATTGCTACATTTGTACACGATCGCAACGCGATGATTTGTGTAGATGGTGTAGCTTATGCACCCCATAGATTAGTTGATGTGCAAGATTTGGATGTTGATTTTTATGCTTTGAGTTGTTATAAAGTCTACGGGCCACATCATGCCTTACTTTATGGCAAAGAAGAACATTTATTAAGATTGCCTGGACTTAATCATTATTTTATTCAACAGACAGATATACCTTATAAATTTCAGTTAGGGAATGTCAATTTTGAATTAAGTTATGGAATGTTAGGCTTATGTGATTATTTAAGTGAATTAGCACAACTGCACTACGGCGATAAAACTGCACCTGATTTGAGAAGTCAGATGGTGCAAGCATTTGATTTAATTAGCATACATGAAGAAGAACTTAGCGATCGCCTTCTAAGCTACCTCAACAGCAAGCCTAATGTCCGAGTAATTGGCCAACCAAATGCTGACCGTCAATGCCGTGTACCGACTATATCTTTTGTAGTAGATGGAATGAATAGCTCAACCATTCCGCCAAAAATTGACCAACATCATATTGGGATTCGCTACGGAGACTTTTACGCTAAACGGCTTATTGAATACTTGGGGTTAGCCTCACAAGGTGGAATAGTGCGGGTGAGTATGGTACATTACAACACCCTTGAGGAAGTTAACAGCTTGATTGAGGCTTTTGAGCAATTATTTTAA
- a CDS encoding PAS domain S-box protein, whose product MRFNDPLINIPSLNNVINRSPLTISIDSFVVEAIALMSQEIASNYAPISLNSLDLGFRTQPLTSCIFVLEAGRLLGIFTGKDVIKLIASGVDLSTLTMAEVMTQPVVTLRQSDSNDIFIALSLLRQHQTDYLPVLDDRGQLLGIITQTSLLQAFDLVKMVGVVEGLQEYLQKPTDEFRRVNQPIEIEQVRSQTQNHLKAWVESQSAEIMQVNQELQLALEELQVVEEELREQNEELSLARELVELERQRYQDLFEFAPDGYLVTDVAGIIQEANRAAATMLAVRQKYLRNKPLILFIAHQDHQAFNARLNNSQQLQEWEVSLKPRGGKAFPASIRVAAMYDSQGYLVGWRWLLCDISERQQTKEALRQAYDELEQRVAERTAELAMSNVLLQQEISDRQRAELALRQSENLYRQLVESQLDVIIRIDLQGQITFANMAACQTFGWKQDEYHGQSFWQFFHPDDLPQVMDNITALGSSSQPLTNSERLIFTVKGIRWFQWNAIAIHNDKGEVVEIQGVGRDITEQQAALQQRQLAEAALHQSEEKFRTFAENTHAVIWIASPDSFRTLYVSPAYEKIWGRSCQSLLEQPESWIDNVHPDDRDCLTIAAKQQLISELVSIEYRILRPDGSMRWIWDRGFAIYDDQGKVPYYGGIAEDITERKLAEESLRESEARLSLATEAAHMGIWDRNLITNTCIWSANMGPLYGLPSNTLCPSLEDYFNLIHPEDRESVAVNIARMIAEGQGSIEYRIIWPDGSLHWLNCKGQTYYNEIGQPIRMIGTNRDVTERKLAEQKISEQAALLDIATDAILVRDFQSQILVWNKGAERMYGWLSTEVIGKDLRKILYPAGTQHQLEVPLKSVIESGSWQGELSKVTKSGKEIVVQSRWTLMRDPEGKPKSILSVDTDITEKKQLEEQFFRAQRLESIGILAGGIAHDLNNILTPILAAAQLIQGKFFQDEERSEQLLALVESNAQRGAALVKQVLSFARGFKGERIIIQVKYLISEIIQIVKETFPKSIELSTIIPEDTWAITGDITQLHQVLMNLVVNARDALPDGGKITISVENKFIDEAYTRMNLDAQVGHYIMITVADNGVGIPPEILDRIFEPFFTTKEVNTGTGLGLSTVLGIIKSHAGFIKVSTNVGKGSKFNLFLPAVEATEAFKIEDLDVLPGEGELILVVDDEAQIREIAAIILENYNYRILAASNGIEAIALYAQYKHQINAVLMDIMMPEMDGITAIRTLQKMNNQVKIIACSGLNSMEIFAQASDANMKAVLSKPYTARELLKSLHNLFRGSAEL is encoded by the coding sequence ATGCGATTCAACGATCCTCTGATTAACATACCTAGCTTAAATAATGTTATTAATCGTTCTCCCTTAACGATTAGCATTGATAGTTTTGTAGTCGAAGCTATTGCCTTAATGAGTCAAGAAATAGCTAGCAATTATGCACCTATTAGTTTAAATTCATTAGATTTAGGCTTTAGAACTCAACCACTAACTAGTTGCATCTTCGTTTTGGAGGCAGGAAGATTATTAGGTATTTTTACAGGAAAGGATGTAATCAAACTTATAGCTTCTGGAGTAGACTTATCCACGCTAACAATGGCTGAAGTGATGACGCAGCCAGTAGTTACCCTTAGACAATCAGATTCTAATGATATTTTCATTGCCTTGTCATTATTGCGTCAGCATCAGACTGACTATTTGCCCGTTTTGGACGATCGCGGGCAATTACTAGGAATCATTACCCAGACTAGCCTGCTACAAGCATTTGACTTGGTAAAAATGGTTGGGGTCGTTGAAGGCTTGCAAGAATATTTACAAAAACCCACAGATGAATTCAGGCGGGTTAATCAGCCAATTGAGATAGAGCAAGTCCGCAGCCAAACTCAAAATCACTTAAAAGCATGGGTTGAGTCCCAATCGGCTGAAATCATGCAAGTGAATCAGGAACTTCAGCTAGCTCTCGAAGAACTCCAAGTAGTGGAAGAAGAACTACGCGAACAAAACGAAGAGTTGTCTCTTGCCCGTGAGCTAGTAGAATTGGAGCGCCAACGTTACCAGGATTTGTTTGAATTTGCTCCAGATGGTTATTTGGTAACTGATGTAGCAGGGATTATCCAAGAGGCTAATCGAGCGGCAGCAACCATGCTGGCTGTCCGGCAAAAATATTTGCGAAACAAACCATTAATTTTATTTATTGCTCATCAAGACCATCAGGCTTTTAACGCCCGACTAAATAATTCGCAGCAGTTACAGGAGTGGGAAGTTTCCCTAAAACCGCGCGGAGGCAAAGCTTTTCCGGCTAGCATTAGAGTTGCTGCCATGTACGATTCACAAGGGTATCTTGTTGGCTGGCGCTGGTTACTTTGCGATATTAGCGAACGTCAACAGACAAAGGAAGCACTGCGCCAAGCTTACGATGAATTAGAACAACGAGTAGCGGAACGGACAGCAGAACTTGCCATGTCCAACGTTTTGTTGCAACAAGAAATTAGCGATCGCCAACGCGCAGAACTTGCATTACGGCAAAGCGAAAACCTCTATCGCCAACTAGTGGAAAGTCAACTTGACGTAATTATCCGCATTGATTTGCAGGGGCAGATTACCTTCGCTAACATGGCTGCCTGTCAAACCTTTGGCTGGAAACAAGATGAGTATCATGGTCAGTCATTTTGGCAATTTTTTCACCCAGATGACTTGCCTCAAGTGATGGATAATATCACAGCTTTAGGATCTTCATCCCAACCCTTGACTAATTCTGAGCGACTGATATTTACAGTTAAAGGTATTCGTTGGTTTCAATGGAATGCGATCGCAATTCATAATGACAAAGGGGAAGTTGTTGAAATTCAAGGGGTAGGCAGAGATATTACCGAACAGCAAGCCGCGTTACAGCAACGCCAACTTGCCGAAGCTGCACTACACCAAAGTGAGGAAAAATTTCGCACTTTTGCCGAAAATACCCACGCAGTCATCTGGATTGCCAGCCCAGATTCATTCCGAACTTTGTACGTTAGTCCTGCCTATGAAAAAATTTGGGGTCGCTCTTGCCAAAGTCTATTGGAGCAACCTGAGTCCTGGATAGATAACGTTCATCCAGACGATCGCGATTGCTTAACTATTGCAGCAAAGCAACAGCTTATTAGTGAGTTGGTTTCAATAGAATATCGAATTTTGCGACCTGATGGATCGATGCGCTGGATCTGGGATCGGGGCTTTGCTATCTATGATGACCAAGGAAAAGTTCCATACTATGGTGGTATCGCCGAAGATATCACCGAGCGTAAATTGGCAGAAGAGTCATTGCGAGAAAGTGAAGCGCGATTGAGTTTAGCTACCGAAGCAGCCCACATGGGCATCTGGGATCGGAACCTGATCACCAATACTTGTATTTGGTCTGCCAATATGGGGCCACTTTATGGTCTACCGAGCAACACCTTGTGTCCAAGCCTTGAAGATTATTTCAATTTAATCCATCCAGAAGACCGGGAATCTGTGGCTGTGAATATAGCTCGGATGATTGCGGAAGGACAGGGATCTATAGAGTATCGGATTATCTGGCCCGACGGCAGCCTACACTGGTTAAACTGTAAAGGTCAGACTTACTATAACGAAATTGGTCAACCGATTCGGATGATCGGCACAAATAGGGATGTCACTGAGCGCAAGCTGGCGGAACAAAAAATTTCCGAACAAGCCGCTCTACTTGATATCGCCACCGATGCCATATTAGTTAGAGATTTCCAATCTCAAATATTAGTTTGGAATAAAGGTGCAGAGCGGATGTATGGTTGGCTCTCTACAGAGGTTATAGGAAAAGACCTCCGGAAAATTTTGTACCCAGCAGGAACCCAGCATCAACTGGAAGTACCGCTAAAAAGTGTAATTGAGAGTGGCTCGTGGCAAGGTGAGTTATCTAAAGTGACAAAATCCGGTAAAGAAATTGTTGTGCAAAGCCGATGGACATTGATGCGCGATCCTGAAGGAAAACCTAAATCTATCCTGAGTGTTGACACTGACATCACCGAAAAGAAACAACTTGAAGAACAGTTCTTTCGCGCTCAACGATTGGAGAGTATTGGTATCCTTGCAGGTGGTATTGCCCACGATTTAAACAATATATTGACACCAATTTTGGCAGCAGCCCAATTGATCCAAGGAAAATTTTTCCAAGACGAAGAGCGGTCTGAACAACTGCTAGCACTTGTAGAAAGCAACGCCCAACGTGGAGCAGCTTTAGTGAAGCAAGTCTTGTCATTTGCGCGAGGATTTAAAGGAGAGCGGATAATTATCCAAGTTAAGTATCTGATTTCAGAAATTATCCAAATCGTTAAAGAAACATTTCCCAAATCTATTGAATTGTCCACGATTATCCCAGAAGACACTTGGGCTATCACTGGGGACATCACACAGCTGCATCAAGTGTTGATGAATCTGGTAGTAAATGCCCGCGATGCTTTACCAGATGGTGGCAAGATCACAATTTCTGTAGAAAATAAGTTTATTGATGAAGCTTATACCAGAATGAATCTCGATGCCCAAGTTGGGCATTACATTATGATTACCGTTGCCGATAATGGAGTTGGGATACCACCAGAAATATTAGATAGAATTTTTGAGCCATTTTTCACTACAAAAGAAGTCAACACAGGTACAGGACTCGGACTTTCAACAGTGTTAGGCATCATTAAAAGCCATGCCGGTTTTATCAAAGTGTCTACCAATGTTGGTAAAGGCAGCAAATTTAACCTGTTTTTACCAGCAGTGGAAGCAACTGAAGCGTTCAAGATAGAAGACCTGGATGTCCTTCCAGGAGAGGGAGAATTGATCTTAGTTGTAGACGATGAAGCACAAATTAGAGAAATTGCTGCAATCATTTTAGAAAACTATAACTATAGGATACTAGCTGCCAGCAATGGCATAGAAGCGATCGCACTCTATGCCCAATACAAGCATCAAATCAATGCCGTGTTGATGGATATAATGATGCCGGAGATGGACGGAATCACCGCTATTCGCACCCTGCAAAAAATGAACAACCAGGTTAAAATTATTGCCTGTAGCGGACTGAACTCGATGGAAATATTTGCTCAAGCTTCTGATGCTAATATGAAAGCAGTTTTATCAAAACCCTATACGGCCAGAGAATTATTGAAAAGTTTACACAACTTATTTAGAGGCAGTGCTGAGTTATGA
- a CDS encoding sulfur transferase domain-containing protein: protein MNIVRKINDQLAIAGQITLDQLKQIADEGYKSVLNLRLPDETGLLADEHKKTEFLGLYYVNFPTKTEDINHQSMLQIYQTIAELPKPTLIHCDNSIRSAAIVLLYIAIKQGITFEKALQKVITLGLI from the coding sequence ATGAATATTGTTAGGAAGATTAACGATCAGTTAGCGATCGCTGGACAAATTACACTAGACCAGCTCAAACAAATAGCTGATGAGGGTTATAAGTCTGTACTGAACTTACGTTTACCCGATGAAACAGGCTTGTTAGCTGACGAACATAAGAAGACTGAGTTTTTGGGATTATACTACGTTAACTTCCCAACCAAAACTGAAGACATTAATCATCAAAGTATGCTCCAGATATATCAAACGATCGCGGAATTACCCAAACCGACTCTGATACATTGTGATAATTCAATTCGTTCCGCCGCAATAGTATTGTTGTATATCGCTATTAAACAGGGCATAACTTTTGAAAAAGCCCTGCAAAAAGTTATTACTTTAGGCTTGATATAA
- a CDS encoding sucrose synthase, which translates to MYELVQAVFNGDEKTALHQLIYTLSASGKRYLLRNEILQAFADYCHESQKPAYFYYSSSIGKLIQYTHEIIIEEESIWFVIRPTIANQEVWRLTANLDSFEQMTQQALLDVRDRLVNRYQPGILEIDLHPFYEDSPRIDDPRNIGQGLAYLNRYLCNQLLADPEYWVEMLFKALQGLQHDGIRLLLSDRIPSGIHLAKQIKLALKLLNERSPDEPYEKFRLDLQELGFEPGWGNTAARVSETLELLDRLIYSPEPGILEAFVARVPAVFRVVLISIHGWVGQEDVLGRDETLSQVIYVLEQARSLENELREQIKLAGLDQLGIKPHVIILTRLIPNCEGTFCYLPLEKVEDTENAWILRVPFGEFNPEITNNWISKFDIWPYLEQFALDAEKELLTQFKGKPNLLVGNYSDGNLVASLLSRRMKVTQCNIAHSLEKPKYLFSNLYWQDLENQYHFSAQFTADLISMNAADFIITSSYQEIVGTPDTIGQYESYKCFTMPQLYHVVDGIDLFSPKFNLVPPGVNESIFFPYSQKENRDSNLCIEIHDLLFTREDPQILGHLDSPNKRPIFSVSSISSIKNLAGLAECFGQSQRLQEHCNLILLSSKLHPDEATNPEEAEEIQKLHNIIDEYHLHSKIRWLGMRIPSSNLGEAYRVVADCQGISVHFARFESFGRSILEAMISGLPTFATQFGGSLEIIENQEEEFNVNPTDLGETAKKILDFIEQCNTHPEHWYEVSEWMSQRVHNRYNWHLHSNQLLLLAKMFTFWNFVAPENNEARDRYMETLFHLIYKPRAEKILEKHTGAKS; encoded by the coding sequence ATGTATGAACTAGTTCAAGCTGTCTTCAACGGTGATGAAAAAACTGCTCTACATCAGTTAATTTATACGTTGAGTGCTTCAGGTAAGCGTTACTTACTAAGAAATGAGATTTTGCAAGCTTTTGCCGATTACTGTCATGAATCCCAAAAGCCAGCGTATTTTTACTACTCTTCTTCTATTGGCAAACTGATACAGTACACTCACGAAATAATTATCGAAGAGGAAAGTATTTGGTTTGTGATTCGACCCACGATTGCTAACCAGGAAGTTTGGCGATTGACAGCCAATTTGGATAGCTTCGAGCAGATGACGCAACAAGCGCTATTAGATGTAAGAGATCGCCTAGTCAACCGCTACCAACCCGGTATCCTCGAAATTGACCTCCACCCCTTTTACGAGGATTCTCCAAGAATTGACGACCCCAGAAATATTGGTCAAGGTTTAGCCTACCTTAACCGTTACCTGTGCAATCAATTGTTGGCTGACCCCGAATATTGGGTAGAAATGTTGTTTAAAGCATTACAGGGGCTACAACATGATGGAATTCGGCTGCTGTTGAGCGATCGCATTCCCTCCGGTATTCATTTAGCCAAACAAATTAAGCTAGCGCTCAAATTGCTGAATGAGCGATCGCCTGATGAACCTTATGAAAAATTCCGCTTAGACCTCCAAGAACTCGGCTTTGAGCCAGGTTGGGGTAACACTGCGGCGCGAGTCTCCGAAACCCTAGAACTCCTCGACCGACTCATTTACTCTCCAGAACCGGGCATATTAGAAGCATTTGTCGCCCGCGTCCCCGCCGTTTTTCGCGTCGTCCTCATTTCCATCCACGGTTGGGTTGGACAGGAAGATGTTTTAGGAAGAGATGAAACACTTAGTCAAGTTATTTACGTCCTCGAACAAGCTCGCAGCTTAGAAAACGAACTGCGCGAACAAATCAAACTCGCTGGACTAGACCAGCTAGGTATCAAACCCCATGTAATTATTCTCACCCGACTAATTCCTAACTGTGAGGGGACATTTTGCTACCTGCCCCTAGAAAAAGTCGAAGATACTGAAAATGCTTGGATATTGCGCGTTCCTTTTGGTGAATTCAATCCAGAAATTACTAACAATTGGATTTCTAAATTTGACATTTGGCCTTATTTAGAACAATTTGCTTTAGATGCAGAAAAAGAATTACTAACTCAATTCAAAGGTAAACCTAATCTTCTTGTTGGCAATTACAGCGACGGTAACTTAGTGGCTTCTCTTTTATCTCGCCGGATGAAAGTTACCCAGTGCAATATTGCCCATTCTTTAGAAAAGCCTAAATATCTATTTAGTAATTTATATTGGCAAGATTTAGAAAATCAATACCACTTTTCGGCACAATTCACTGCTGATTTAATTAGCATGAATGCAGCCGACTTCATCATCACATCCTCCTATCAAGAAATTGTCGGCACACCAGACACCATAGGTCAATACGAATCGTATAAATGCTTTACTATGCCGCAGTTGTATCACGTAGTTGATGGAATTGATTTGTTTAGTCCCAAATTCAACTTAGTACCACCGGGAGTAAATGAAAGTATTTTCTTTCCTTATAGCCAGAAAGAAAACCGAGATTCTAACCTTTGTATAGAAATTCACGACCTACTCTTTACCCGCGAAGATCCTCAAATATTAGGTCATTTAGATAGCCCTAATAAGCGACCAATCTTTTCCGTTAGTTCCATCAGTTCAATCAAAAACCTTGCGGGATTAGCTGAGTGCTTTGGTCAAAGTCAGAGGTTGCAAGAGCATTGCAACTTGATACTCTTGAGTAGTAAACTGCATCCTGATGAAGCTACAAACCCAGAAGAAGCAGAAGAAATCCAAAAACTCCACAATATTATTGATGAATATCATCTCCATAGTAAGATTCGCTGGCTGGGGATGCGTATTCCTAGCAGCAACCTTGGCGAAGCCTACCGAGTAGTTGCAGATTGTCAGGGAATTTCTGTCCACTTTGCCCGCTTTGAATCCTTTGGACGGAGCATTTTGGAAGCGATGATTTCTGGCTTGCCAACTTTTGCTACTCAATTTGGCGGTTCTTTAGAAATTATCGAAAACCAAGAGGAGGAATTTAATGTTAATCCTACAGATTTAGGAGAAACAGCAAAGAAAATTTTAGATTTTATTGAACAATGCAATACTCATCCTGAACATTGGTACGAAGTTTCAGAGTGGATGAGTCAGCGAGTTCATAACCGATACAATTGGCATTTACATAGTAATCAATTACTACTACTGGCAAAAATGTTTACTTTTTGGAACTTTGTTGCGCCAGAAAATAACGAAGCCAGAGATCGCTATATGGAAACATTATTCCATCTCATTTATAAACCTAGAGCCGAAAAGATTTTAGAAAAGCATACGGGGGCTAAGTCGTAA